A region of Methyloversatilis discipulorum DNA encodes the following proteins:
- a CDS encoding EAL domain-containing protein has translation MTTLLTVAALLAGLLPVAAALYFSWAYTLRVESQHLDALAQQALARAEQVFDDAQSELGGLQSFPQPACSPAHIERLRQIAYCTPFVREIAYVENGQIACSSMGSDAHRVLPAADWSDGKGRQIWFRVTHTLDDVRPSVAIGRGSHIALIHASHFQARAVGDTQLAVLSTTDWLPLAHLDQPLLPSMIDTAVTGRERIQGDRLYAVAQSAQLPIVAVGAQSRAQLMAAWTEPLVMMTLLGVLVSTMLMWAVRRFARQYFSPASALLSAIRRGELRVAYHPQIRLSDGRCVGAELLVRWPDQNEPVMSTDDLVHLAEHSGFEHEITARVLRTAISEIGDLLQRRPELTVSLNLASHDLERGDLTELLADALDGNGIRRSQIELELTERNLIQAGSAGAVLARLREAGHKVLLDDFGTGYSSLSYLHDLPVDALKIDRAFVGTIGSETPHAPLVPHIAEIARTRGLHMVAEGVETEQQADYLREQGVEIAQGYLYARPMDASEFRHFLATRG, from the coding sequence TTGACCACGCTGTTGACCGTGGCCGCCCTGCTTGCCGGGCTGCTGCCGGTGGCGGCCGCGCTCTATTTCTCCTGGGCCTACACGCTGCGGGTGGAATCCCAGCACCTCGATGCGCTGGCGCAGCAGGCGCTGGCACGCGCCGAGCAGGTGTTCGACGACGCGCAGTCCGAACTGGGCGGCCTGCAGAGTTTCCCGCAGCCAGCCTGCTCGCCGGCCCATATCGAGCGGCTGCGGCAGATCGCCTACTGCACGCCCTTCGTACGCGAGATCGCCTATGTCGAGAACGGCCAGATCGCCTGCAGCAGCATGGGCAGCGACGCACACCGCGTGCTGCCGGCGGCCGACTGGTCGGACGGCAAGGGGCGGCAGATCTGGTTCCGCGTCACGCACACGCTGGACGACGTCAGACCGTCGGTGGCCATCGGCCGCGGCAGCCATATCGCACTGATCCACGCCAGCCACTTCCAGGCGCGCGCGGTCGGCGACACCCAGCTGGCAGTGCTCAGCACCACCGACTGGCTGCCGCTCGCCCACCTCGACCAGCCGCTGCTGCCCAGCATGATCGATACCGCGGTGACCGGTCGCGAGCGCATCCAGGGCGACCGTCTGTATGCCGTCGCGCAGTCGGCGCAGCTGCCCATCGTCGCCGTCGGTGCGCAGTCGCGCGCCCAGCTGATGGCCGCATGGACCGAGCCGCTGGTCATGATGACGCTGCTCGGCGTGCTGGTGAGCACGATGCTGATGTGGGCGGTGCGCCGCTTCGCGCGTCAATACTTCTCGCCGGCCAGCGCGCTGCTGTCGGCGATACGTCGCGGCGAACTGCGCGTGGCCTACCATCCGCAGATCAGGCTGTCCGACGGTCGTTGCGTCGGCGCCGAGCTGCTGGTGCGCTGGCCCGATCAGAACGAGCCGGTCATGAGCACCGACGACCTGGTGCATCTGGCCGAGCATTCCGGCTTCGAGCACGAAATCACCGCCCGCGTGCTGCGCACCGCCATTTCCGAAATCGGCGACCTGCTGCAGCGCCGGCCGGAGCTAACGGTGTCGCTCAACCTTGCCTCGCACGATCTGGAGCGCGGCGACCTGACCGAACTGCTGGCCGACGCGCTGGACGGCAACGGCATCCGCCGCAGCCAGATCGAACTCGAACTGACCGAGCGCAACCTGATCCAGGCCGGCTCGGCCGGCGCGGTGCTGGCGCGGCTGCGCGAAGCCGGCCACAAGGTGCTGCTGGACGACTTCGGTACCGGCTATTCCAGCCTGTCCTATCTGCACGACCTGCCGGTCGATGCGCTGAAGATAGACCGCGCCTTCGTCGGCACCATCGGTTCCGAAACGCCGCACGCGCCGCTGGTGCCGCACATTGCCGAGATCGCTCGCACGCGCGGCCTGCACATGGTGGCCGAGGGCGTCGAAACCGAACAGCAGGCGGACTATCTGCGCGAGCAGGGCGTCGAGATCGCGCAGGGCTATCTGTACGCGCGGCCTATGGACGCCAGCGAGTTCCGCCACTTCCTCGCCACGCGCGGCTGA
- a CDS encoding ABC transporter ATP-binding protein: protein MLTLHSLRKTLPGTPPRLLLDAVDLSVAPGEYVAVIGESGAGKSTLLNLVAGLDRPDAGSVHFGAHAVSALDDDAATLWRRVEVGFVFQSFHVLPWLSLADNVALPLALAGLPARERAIRARAQLDAVGLGERAGDSPTRLSGGELQRVAIARALVHRPRLLLADEPTGNLDADNAERVAALLRDAVKSSGACGLLVTHSAAMAASADRVLRLARDGRLHDA, encoded by the coding sequence GTGCTCACCCTTCATTCACTCCGCAAGACTTTGCCGGGCACGCCGCCGCGCCTGCTGCTCGACGCTGTCGACCTGAGCGTCGCGCCGGGCGAATACGTCGCCGTGATCGGCGAATCCGGTGCCGGCAAGTCGACGCTGCTCAATCTGGTCGCCGGCCTCGACCGGCCGGATGCCGGCAGCGTCCATTTCGGCGCGCACGCGGTGTCCGCGCTCGACGACGACGCGGCCACGCTGTGGCGGCGGGTCGAGGTCGGTTTCGTGTTCCAGTCCTTCCACGTGCTGCCCTGGCTCAGTCTGGCCGACAACGTCGCGCTGCCGCTGGCGCTGGCCGGCCTGCCGGCTCGCGAGCGCGCAATCCGCGCCCGCGCGCAACTCGACGCGGTGGGTCTGGGCGAGCGCGCCGGCGACAGCCCGACCCGGCTGTCCGGCGGCGAGCTGCAGCGGGTGGCCATCGCCCGTGCGCTGGTGCATCGCCCGCGCCTGCTGCTGGCCGACGAACCGACCGGCAACCTCGACGCCGACAACGCCGAGCGCGTCGCCGCGCTGCTGCGCGACGCGGTGAAATCGAGCGGCGCCTGCGGCCTGCTGGTGACGCATTCGGCGGCGATGGCGGCCAGCGCTGACCGCGTGCTGCGGCTGGCGCGCGACGGTCGGCTGCACGATGCTTGA
- a CDS encoding ABC transporter permease, whose amino-acid sequence MLELLWRSARRGASALALLAIALGVALGVAVSAIHRAALDEFESGLRSVSGSADVEAVAPRSMDEMLYPRLAALPDVAAASPLVEREIEVERAGRTLKLRVIGIDAFRAAAVQPTLLPPADGIGRLMQPGTLYLSHAAGRALGLQPDDTLTLRGHAFRVAGWLPAAGEGAVLAVTDIGDAQWRLGSAGRIHRVALRLHAGVVRADAIARIAAALPADVTLQTPAQALERADRLSRAYRVNLGLLALIALAVGSFLVAATQAAAIARRVSEIAFLRAAGLTRGQLMRLLIGEGALLGATGAAIGIALGHALAALALHLIGSDLGAGLIAGVAPQLGFDVAASVGFGLLGVASAAAGAAWPARDALAITPAQALRGGVFTPPLRLLGNRRRAVGLLALLGLGAVAAAQPAIGGLPLGGYLAIGCVLASAVLAVPPLAAALARALPEGSRLPLTLAAARLRAEPGFASRSAAGVLAASALIVAMAVMVSSFRASVDRWLGDVLPAELYIRGDRDRPWPEDIERRLSTVPGVARVDVLRHQSLLLRADLPPVALIARALPEDAGRTLPRVGPVAPPGALPRVWASEAMADLYGWRAGSEVELPLAGRALRVQVAGLWRDYARQHGALVIDLERYRALTGDRLADDFGLWLADGADPSAVAAALRDASGAGDALELTSSEDIRRLSLGVFDRTFAATYALEAASALIGLAGIAAAFAASAAARVREFGLLRHVGFTRRQIAAQLAAEGLLSTVPGLLLGLLAGFAMSALLIEVVNRQSFHWSMDWVVPWSLLAGIVLAMLAAATVAALIGARRALAIDAVRAVRMDG is encoded by the coding sequence ATGCTTGAGTTGCTGTGGCGTTCGGCGCGGCGCGGTGCAAGCGCGCTGGCGCTGCTCGCCATCGCCCTCGGTGTGGCGCTCGGTGTTGCCGTGTCAGCCATCCATCGGGCGGCGCTGGACGAGTTCGAATCCGGCCTGCGCAGCGTGTCCGGCAGCGCCGACGTCGAGGCGGTGGCGCCGCGCAGCATGGACGAAATGCTCTACCCGCGGCTGGCTGCGTTGCCCGACGTGGCGGCGGCCAGTCCGCTGGTCGAGCGCGAGATCGAGGTCGAACGCGCCGGTCGCACGCTGAAGCTGCGCGTGATCGGCATCGACGCCTTCCGCGCTGCCGCGGTGCAGCCGACGCTGCTGCCGCCGGCTGACGGCATCGGCCGCCTGATGCAGCCAGGCACGCTCTACCTGAGCCATGCGGCCGGTCGCGCACTCGGCCTGCAGCCGGACGACACGCTGACGCTGCGCGGTCATGCCTTCCGCGTTGCCGGCTGGCTGCCGGCGGCCGGCGAGGGCGCGGTGCTGGCGGTGACCGACATCGGCGACGCGCAGTGGCGGCTGGGCAGCGCCGGCCGCATCCATCGCGTCGCGCTGCGCCTGCACGCGGGCGTGGTGCGCGCCGATGCGATCGCGCGCATCGCCGCCGCACTGCCGGCCGACGTGACGCTGCAGACGCCGGCGCAGGCGCTGGAGCGCGCTGACCGGCTGTCGCGCGCCTATCGCGTCAACCTGGGTTTGCTGGCGCTGATCGCGCTGGCGGTCGGCAGCTTTCTGGTGGCGGCGACGCAGGCGGCGGCGATCGCCCGCCGCGTGTCGGAGATCGCCTTCCTGCGCGCGGCCGGGCTGACGCGCGGCCAGCTGATGCGGCTGCTGATCGGCGAAGGCGCGCTGCTCGGCGCCACCGGTGCCGCCATCGGCATCGCGCTGGGTCACGCGCTGGCGGCACTTGCCTTGCACCTGATCGGCAGCGACCTCGGTGCCGGCCTGATCGCCGGTGTAGCACCACAGCTCGGCTTCGATGTCGCCGCCAGCGTCGGTTTCGGCCTGCTCGGCGTGGCGTCGGCGGCGGCCGGCGCGGCGTGGCCGGCGCGCGACGCGCTGGCGATCACGCCGGCGCAGGCACTGCGCGGCGGGGTGTTCACGCCGCCGCTGCGCCTGCTGGGTAACCGCCGCCGGGCCGTCGGCCTGCTGGCGCTGCTCGGGCTTGGCGCCGTCGCCGCGGCACAGCCGGCGATCGGCGGGCTGCCTCTGGGCGGCTATCTGGCGATCGGCTGCGTACTGGCGAGTGCGGTGCTGGCGGTGCCGCCGCTCGCCGCGGCACTGGCGCGGGCGCTGCCCGAAGGCAGCCGCCTGCCGCTGACGCTGGCCGCGGCGCGGCTGCGCGCCGAGCCGGGTTTCGCCTCGCGCAGCGCGGCCGGTGTGCTGGCGGCCAGCGCGCTCATCGTCGCGATGGCCGTCATGGTGTCGTCCTTCCGCGCGTCGGTCGATCGCTGGCTGGGCGACGTGCTGCCGGCCGAGCTCTACATCCGCGGCGACCGCGACCGGCCGTGGCCTGAGGACATCGAGCGGCGCCTGTCGACGGTGCCCGGCGTCGCCCGCGTCGACGTACTGCGCCACCAGTCGCTGCTGCTGCGCGCCGACCTGCCGCCGGTGGCGCTGATCGCGCGCGCGCTGCCGGAGGACGCCGGACGGACCTTGCCGCGCGTCGGACCGGTGGCGCCGCCGGGCGCCCTGCCGCGCGTGTGGGCGTCGGAGGCGATGGCCGATCTGTACGGCTGGCGTGCCGGCAGCGAGGTCGAACTGCCGCTGGCCGGGCGCGCGCTGCGTGTGCAGGTGGCCGGCCTGTGGCGCGACTACGCGCGGCAGCACGGCGCGCTGGTGATCGACCTCGAACGCTATCGCGCGCTGACCGGCGACCGCCTGGCCGACGACTTCGGCCTCTGGCTGGCCGACGGCGCGGACCCGAGCGCGGTCGCCGCGGCACTGCGCGACGCCAGCGGCGCCGGCGATGCGCTGGAACTCACGTCGAGCGAGGACATCCGCCGGCTGTCGCTGGGTGTGTTCGACCGCACTTTCGCCGCCACCTACGCACTGGAGGCGGCGTCGGCGCTGATCGGTCTGGCCGGCATCGCCGCCGCCTTCGCCGCGTCGGCCGCGGCGCGCGTGCGCGAATTCGGCCTGCTGCGCCATGTCGGTTTCACGCGCCGGCAGATTGCTGCGCAGCTCGCCGCCGAGGGCCTGCTGTCGACCGTGCCTGGCCTGCTGCTCGGTCTGCTTGCCGGCTTCGCGATGAGCGCGCTGCTGATCGAAGTGGTGAACCGGCAGTCCTTCCACTGGAGCATGGACTGGGTGGTGCCCTGGAGTCTGCTCGCCGGCATCGTGCTGGCCATGCTGGCGGCCGCCACCGTCGCCGCACTGATCGGTGCCCGCCGCGCGCTCGCCATCGACGCCGTGCGCGCAGTGCGCATGGACGGGTGA
- a CDS encoding SDR family oxidoreductase, whose product MKAILTGHTHGLGEALAATLRARGIPLLGLARGRSPQPDDDGFTQVALDLADAAALARWLASDALARFVAAADRVLLINNAGTLGPVAPAGRQGAAAIAQAVALNVAAPLALTDALIAVAAHASERRIVHISSGAAHTPYAGWSIYCATKAALDQHARAAALDAPAGTRIVSLAPGVIDTAMQAQIRATPLADFPNRARFEALQRDGALLSPADCARRLVDYLLSERFGLDPVADLRSALP is encoded by the coding sequence ATGAAGGCCATACTGACCGGTCACACCCACGGACTGGGCGAGGCGCTGGCCGCCACGCTGCGCGCACGCGGCATTCCGCTGCTCGGTCTCGCACGCGGCCGGTCGCCGCAGCCCGACGACGACGGCTTCACCCAGGTCGCGCTCGACCTCGCCGACGCGGCGGCGCTGGCGCGCTGGCTGGCGAGTGACGCGCTTGCGCGCTTCGTCGCCGCGGCCGACCGCGTGCTGCTGATCAACAACGCCGGCACGCTGGGACCGGTGGCGCCGGCCGGCCGCCAGGGCGCGGCGGCCATCGCGCAGGCGGTGGCGCTCAATGTCGCCGCCCCGCTGGCGCTGACCGACGCGCTGATCGCCGTCGCGGCGCACGCGAGCGAACGGCGCATCGTGCACATTTCGAGCGGCGCCGCGCACACGCCCTATGCCGGCTGGTCCATCTACTGCGCCACCAAGGCCGCGCTGGACCAGCACGCCCGCGCGGCGGCGCTCGACGCCCCGGCCGGCACGCGCATCGTCAGCCTGGCGCCGGGCGTCATCGACACCGCGATGCAGGCGCAGATCCGCGCCACGCCGCTGGCGGACTTCCCGAACCGCGCCCGCTTCGAGGCACTGCAGCGCGACGGCGCACTGCTGTCGCCGGCCGACTGCGCGCGCCGCCTGGTCGACTACCTGCTGTCCGAGCGCTTCGGCCTCGATCCGGTGGCCGACCTGCGCAGCGCTCTGCCGTAA
- a CDS encoding response regulator, whose translation MNPHQGAATTPQKTLLLVDDTPENLTVLGEILMPHYRVRVASSGARALAAAITDPRPDLVLLDVMMPEMDGYEVISRLHEDPRTRDLPVIFVTALDSTEDEARGLELGAVDYITKPVRPAIVLARVRGQLELKEARDRMRDQNAWLEAEIARRMRQNQVVQDVSMRALASIAEARDDETGNHILRTQAYVNVLACALATMPRYAGELTPALVDTYTKAAPLHDIGKVAIPDHILHKPGKHTPDEWEIMKTHARQGADAIWRAICDQEEREALDFLYIAMDIAHYHHEKWDGSGYPEGLAGEAIPLPARLMALADVFDALISKRAYKPAFPLDQATAIIIEGRGRHFDPDVVDAYVAHLDAFAAIAARYADLAAPTPNAIV comes from the coding sequence GTGAACCCACACCAGGGCGCGGCGACCACCCCGCAGAAGACCCTGCTTCTGGTCGACGACACGCCGGAAAATCTGACCGTGCTCGGCGAAATCCTGATGCCCCACTACCGCGTCCGCGTCGCCAGCTCGGGGGCACGTGCGCTGGCGGCCGCAATCACCGATCCGCGACCGGATCTGGTGCTGCTTGACGTGATGATGCCGGAGATGGACGGCTACGAGGTGATCAGCCGTCTCCATGAAGACCCACGCACACGCGACTTGCCGGTCATCTTCGTCACCGCGCTCGACAGTACCGAAGACGAGGCGCGCGGACTCGAACTGGGTGCCGTCGACTACATCACCAAGCCGGTGCGTCCGGCCATCGTGCTGGCGCGTGTGCGCGGCCAGCTCGAACTGAAAGAGGCGCGCGATCGCATGCGCGACCAGAACGCCTGGCTGGAAGCCGAGATCGCCCGCCGGATGCGGCAGAACCAGGTGGTGCAGGACGTGAGCATGCGCGCACTGGCGAGCATTGCAGAGGCGCGCGACGACGAGACGGGCAATCACATTCTGCGCACGCAGGCTTACGTGAACGTGTTGGCGTGCGCGCTGGCGACGATGCCGCGTTACGCCGGCGAACTGACGCCGGCGCTGGTCGACACCTATACGAAGGCGGCGCCGCTGCACGATATCGGCAAGGTGGCGATTCCCGACCACATCCTGCACAAGCCGGGCAAGCACACGCCCGACGAGTGGGAAATCATGAAGACCCACGCCAGGCAGGGGGCGGACGCGATCTGGCGCGCCATCTGCGACCAGGAGGAGCGCGAAGCGCTGGATTTCCTCTACATCGCGATGGACATCGCGCACTACCACCACGAGAAGTGGGATGGCAGCGGCTACCCGGAAGGTCTGGCCGGCGAGGCCATTCCGCTGCCGGCGCGCCTGATGGCACTGGCCGACGTGTTCGACGCGCTGATCAGCAAGCGCGCGTACAAGCCGGCCTTCCCGCTCGACCAGGCGACCGCCATCATCATCGAGGGGCGTGGCCGGCACTTCGATCCGGACGTCGTCGACGCCTATGTCGCCCACCTCGACGCGTTCGCCGCGATCGCCGCGCGCTACGCCGATCTGGCCGCACCGACCCCGAATGCGATCGTCTGA
- a CDS encoding PAS domain-containing hybrid sensor histidine kinase/response regulator: MISVLNRAAARVLRSATRIACLLSCAAPAIAQDEPVAGLSGLWRDHRVLLLVLGISLLLVCALLLLQRRHAGRLRRARELADRHAAELEQERSRLRMLLNAIPDLVWLKDADGVYRFCNPRFGQLYGVTEAQLIGHTDYDFVERELADFFRAHDRAAIDAGRPLINEEWLTFRTGGQQGLFQTTKTPVTDSAGQLVGVLGLAREVTSMREIERALAERVKEQRCLYAVFRATEDLRRPLPDTLREVVGLLPGGFMHVEEAEAAIEFDGDTVATAGFDGTVQSIHARLLLRGEVRGRICVAYRTAMPPRDEGPFLHEERMLLEALADRIASVIVRREDEARATQREDIYRAIVSQASDSITLIDAETLAFVEFNDAACNGLGYTREEFASLTLADINADLDRDALLATMRQVVARGGAQFDTRRRRKDGSQTDVRVSVQPVRVQGRVYVSDIWWDVTDRSKVQAQLDRERQRLQDIIDGAHAGTWEWNLQTGEAVFNERWAGMFGYALTELEPFTVDSWERFVHPDDLRRANEALARHLAGETDYYECDVRMRHRDGHWVWIADRGRVTQRTLDGRPLVISGTHIDVTERRQSEERLRESEARFRKLFEDTREAVVLMEAGRFIDVNRAALDLLGMQDATQLIGRSPVDVAPEFQSEGVRSAQAFEQIMHRLDAGGSHQFEWLMQRADGEMLATEVLATAIEHDGRALLHVVLRDVTDRREAERRLRESEERHRLLSENSSDVIWLYDLRAERFVYVSQAIERLRGYTVDEVLRQSMQDTMTPDSYRRVSEAFAARLAAFRAGDESMRTQTLEIEQPCRDGRVVMTEVVTTLRTGADGQITFLQGVTRDITAKKAAEAELDAHRHHLEELVRSRTAELERARMDAEAASRSKSTFLANMSHEIRTPMNAIIGFTHLLRRELTAPSQLDKLEKIAGSAKHLLGIINDVLDLSKIEAERLLLEEVPFSVLATLDRVRSMMADRIASRRLLLQEDVDPRLAGLSLLGDPMRIGQILINYLSNAVKFTERGSITLRVRVLAEQPTAVVLRFEVEDTGIGIAPQKQARLFEAFEQAEAATTRKYGGTGLGLVISRRLARLMGGDVGVTSVPGEGSTFWFTVRLRRGDAAQPPEPIAPRRRVRTGAHVLLVEDNAINQEVARELLEDAGLMVDVAANGAEAVDKVARSHYDIVLMDMQMPVMDGVEATRRIRATDAGRMLPIVAMTANAFEEDRRRCEEVGMNGHLVKPVDPERMFAALAQWIPEGEHAAASPRTPAVPAVIDRDVGVRALGGDADGYRQILDMFLKNHSGDIDRLRQAIADGDRVLAERVAHTLKGVAATIGAHALRDRALALEQALHAGAPVQTIADDIAACAVQIGAVCDEIRVLPRAAADAVSLPAARVRSLVSQLCLLLEHDDMKSGAVWRELKPALVAQFGEAAVHPLTRLIEAFEFPEALTILRAFVSAHPELKDD; encoded by the coding sequence ATGATATCCGTCCTGAATCGCGCTGCCGCGCGTGTGCTGCGGTCGGCCACCCGGATCGCCTGTCTGTTGTCCTGCGCCGCGCCGGCAATCGCCCAGGACGAACCTGTCGCCGGGCTGTCCGGACTGTGGCGTGACCACCGTGTTCTGCTGCTGGTGCTCGGCATCAGCCTGCTGCTGGTGTGCGCGCTGCTGCTGTTGCAGCGGCGACACGCCGGGCGTCTGCGTCGCGCGCGCGAACTGGCCGACCGCCATGCGGCCGAACTTGAGCAGGAGCGCAGTCGCCTGCGCATGTTGCTGAACGCGATTCCCGACCTCGTCTGGCTGAAGGATGCGGACGGCGTCTATCGCTTCTGCAACCCCCGCTTCGGGCAACTGTACGGGGTGACCGAAGCGCAGTTGATCGGACACACCGATTACGACTTCGTCGAGCGCGAACTGGCCGACTTCTTCCGCGCCCACGACCGCGCGGCGATCGATGCCGGTCGGCCGCTGATCAACGAGGAATGGCTCACTTTCCGCACCGGCGGCCAGCAGGGTCTTTTCCAGACCACGAAGACGCCGGTCACCGACAGCGCCGGACAGCTGGTCGGCGTGCTCGGTCTGGCGCGCGAAGTGACGTCGATGCGCGAGATCGAACGGGCGCTGGCCGAGCGGGTGAAGGAACAGCGCTGCCTGTACGCGGTGTTCCGCGCCACCGAGGACCTGCGCCGGCCGCTGCCCGACACGCTGCGCGAAGTGGTGGGCCTGCTGCCCGGCGGCTTCATGCATGTGGAGGAGGCGGAGGCCGCCATCGAATTCGATGGCGACACTGTCGCCACCGCCGGCTTCGATGGCACGGTGCAGTCCATCCACGCACGGCTGCTGCTGCGCGGCGAAGTGCGCGGGCGGATCTGCGTCGCCTACCGGACCGCCATGCCCCCGCGCGACGAAGGTCCCTTCCTGCACGAAGAGCGCATGCTGCTGGAGGCGCTGGCCGACCGCATCGCCAGCGTCATCGTCCGCCGCGAGGACGAGGCGCGGGCGACGCAGCGCGAGGACATCTACCGCGCCATCGTGTCTCAGGCGTCCGATTCGATCACGCTGATCGACGCCGAAACGCTGGCCTTCGTCGAATTCAACGACGCGGCCTGCAATGGTCTGGGTTACACGCGCGAAGAGTTCGCGTCGCTGACGCTGGCCGACATCAACGCCGACCTCGACCGCGATGCGCTGCTCGCGACCATGCGCCAGGTGGTCGCGCGTGGCGGGGCGCAGTTCGACACCCGCCGCCGGCGCAAGGACGGATCGCAGACCGATGTGCGGGTCAGCGTGCAGCCGGTGCGTGTGCAGGGGCGGGTCTATGTATCGGACATCTGGTGGGACGTGACCGATCGTTCCAAGGTGCAGGCCCAGCTCGACCGCGAGCGGCAGCGGCTGCAGGACATCATCGACGGCGCCCACGCCGGCACCTGGGAATGGAATCTGCAGACCGGCGAGGCGGTGTTCAACGAGCGCTGGGCCGGCATGTTCGGGTACGCGCTGACCGAGCTTGAACCCTTCACCGTCGATAGCTGGGAACGCTTCGTTCATCCGGACGATCTGCGGCGGGCGAACGAAGCACTCGCACGGCATCTGGCGGGTGAAACCGACTATTACGAGTGTGACGTCCGGATGCGTCATCGCGACGGCCACTGGGTGTGGATCGCCGATCGCGGGCGGGTGACGCAGCGCACGCTGGACGGGCGCCCGCTGGTGATCAGCGGCACCCATATCGACGTGACCGAGCGCCGGCAGTCGGAAGAACGCCTGCGCGAGAGCGAGGCACGCTTCCGCAAACTGTTCGAGGACACGCGCGAGGCCGTGGTGCTGATGGAAGCGGGGCGTTTCATCGACGTCAATCGCGCCGCCCTTGACCTGCTCGGCATGCAGGACGCGACGCAGCTGATCGGGCGCTCGCCGGTCGATGTCGCGCCCGAATTCCAGTCCGAAGGCGTCCGCTCGGCGCAGGCCTTCGAGCAGATCATGCACCGGCTGGACGCCGGTGGTTCGCACCAGTTCGAGTGGCTGATGCAGCGCGCCGACGGCGAAATGCTGGCGACCGAGGTGCTGGCCACCGCGATCGAGCACGACGGGCGCGCGCTGCTGCACGTCGTGCTGCGCGACGTCACCGACCGTCGCGAAGCGGAGCGGCGGCTGCGCGAGAGCGAGGAGCGTCACCGCCTGCTGTCGGAAAATTCGAGCGACGTGATCTGGCTGTACGACCTGCGCGCCGAGCGCTTCGTCTATGTCAGCCAGGCGATCGAACGGCTGCGCGGCTATACCGTCGACGAGGTGCTCCGGCAGAGCATGCAGGACACCATGACGCCGGACAGCTACCGCCGCGTCAGCGAGGCGTTCGCAGCGCGACTTGCCGCCTTCAGGGCGGGCGACGAATCGATGCGCACGCAGACGCTGGAAATCGAGCAGCCCTGTCGCGACGGGCGCGTCGTGATGACCGAGGTGGTGACCACCTTGCGCACCGGCGCCGACGGACAGATCACCTTCCTGCAGGGCGTCACCCGCGACATCACGGCGAAGAAGGCGGCCGAGGCGGAACTCGATGCGCACCGCCACCACCTGGAGGAACTGGTGCGCAGCCGTACCGCCGAACTGGAGCGCGCCCGCATGGACGCCGAGGCGGCAAGCCGCTCGAAGAGCACCTTCCTCGCCAACATGAGCCACGAAATCCGCACGCCGATGAATGCCATCATCGGCTTCACCCACCTGCTGCGGCGCGAACTGACGGCGCCGTCACAGCTGGACAAGCTGGAGAAGATCGCCGGCTCGGCCAAGCATCTGCTCGGCATCATCAATGACGTGCTCGATCTGTCGAAGATCGAGGCCGAGCGCCTGCTGCTGGAGGAGGTACCGTTCAGCGTGCTGGCGACACTGGACCGCGTGCGCAGCATGATGGCCGACCGCATCGCCTCCCGCCGGCTGCTGCTGCAGGAGGACGTCGATCCGCGTCTGGCCGGTCTGTCCTTGCTCGGTGACCCGATGCGCATCGGTCAGATACTGATCAACTACCTGAGCAATGCGGTGAAGTTCACCGAACGCGGCAGCATTACGCTGCGCGTGCGGGTGCTGGCCGAGCAGCCGACCGCGGTCGTGCTGCGCTTCGAGGTCGAAGACACCGGCATCGGCATCGCGCCACAGAAGCAGGCACGGCTGTTCGAGGCCTTCGAACAGGCCGAGGCGGCGACCACGCGCAAGTACGGTGGTACCGGGCTGGGCCTGGTGATCAGCCGTCGCCTGGCACGGCTGATGGGCGGCGACGTCGGTGTGACCAGCGTGCCGGGTGAAGGCAGCACCTTCTGGTTCACCGTGCGCCTGCGGCGCGGCGATGCCGCGCAGCCGCCGGAACCGATCGCTCCCCGGCGTCGCGTGCGGACTGGCGCTCACGTGCTGCTGGTCGAGGACAACGCGATCAACCAGGAGGTGGCGCGCGAACTGCTCGAAGACGCGGGGCTGATGGTCGATGTCGCCGCCAATGGCGCCGAGGCGGTCGACAAGGTCGCCCGCTCGCATTACGACATCGTGCTGATGGACATGCAGATGCCGGTGATGGACGGCGTCGAGGCGACACGCCGCATCCGCGCGACCGACGCCGGACGCATGCTGCCCATCGTGGCGATGACCGCCAATGCCTTCGAGGAGGACAGGCGTCGCTGCGAAGAGGTCGGCATGAACGGTCACCTGGTCAAGCCGGTCGATCCGGAGCGCATGTTCGCCGCGCTGGCGCAGTGGATTCCGGAAGGCGAACATGCCGCCGCATCGCCAAGGACGCCGGCGGTGCCCGCCGTCATCGACCGCGACGTCGGCGTGCGCGCGCTCGGTGGCGATGCCGACGGCTACCGTCAGATTCTGGACATGTTCCTGAAGAACCACAGCGGCGACATCGATCGGCTGCGACAGGCGATCGCGGACGGCGACAGGGTGCTCGCCGAACGCGTCGCGCACACCCTGAAAGGCGTCGCGGCGACCATCGGTGCGCACGCATTGCGCGACCGTGCGCTCGCGCTCGAACAGGCCCTGCATGCCGGCGCGCCGGTGCAGACCATCGCCGACGACATCGCCGCCTGCGCGGTGCAGATAGGCGCGGTGTGCGACGAGATACGCGTGCTGCCGCGCGCCGCGGCGGATGCAGTCAGCCTGCCGGCCGCGCGCGTGCGCAGTCTGGTCAGCCAGCTCTGCCTGCTGCTCGAACACGACGACATGAAGTCGGGCGCCGTCTGGCGTGAACTCAAGCCGGCACTGGTGGCGCAGTTCGGCGAAGCGGCGGTGCATCCGCTGACCCGCCTGATCGAGGCCTTCGAGTTTCCCGAGGCGCTGACCATCCTGCGCGCCTTCGTGTCGGCCCACCCGGAACTCAAGGACGACTGA